Within the Corynebacterium afermentans subsp. lipophilum genome, the region CATCGGCGAAAACGTCGACCACTTCGGCGGCGTGACGCTGGCGGGAACGTCGTCGCTGCGCGCCGCGGCGGCGGTGTCCCCGCGCACGGACGGCGTGATCTCCATTGCGGCCCGCGGCCCGCTCGGCCAGGAGTTCTCGGAGCAGTTGCCTTACAGCGACGAACCTGCCGACGGGCTTGCCCGCCGCTGGTGGGGGCTGGTGCACACACTCGTGCAGCGCCAGGTCCTCTCCCGCGACACGTCCGGGATGGACATCACCGTGGAGTCGGACGTGCCGGTCGGCGCGGGCCTCGGCGCGCTCTACGCCGCGGACGCCGCGATCGCGCTGGCCCTGGCCGGCGAGCACGACGACGTGGACACCGCCCCGTTTCGGGCCCGGCTGGCGGAGATCTGCTCGCACGCCGTGGCCACCTACTCGTCGCTGCCGGTGCTGCGCGCCCGCCACTCGGTGGCCCTGCGTGGGGCCGAGGGCGTGTCGGTGGTGGATTACGCCGACGGCTCGCTGACCCAGGCGCCGCACCCCTCGCGCCACGGCGTGCGAGTGTTTTCCGTGTCCCAAGAGCTGGGCACGCCGTTTACGCAGTCCCGCGAGGCGATCGCTGAGCGCCGCGCGTTCATCGACGCCGCCTGCTCCAACTTCGGCGTCTCCTCGCTGCGCCAGCTTCCCGACGCCTCCGGCCGCGCCGTCCAATGGGTCGAGGCACGCCGCGCCGCCGGCGACACGAACGCGCCGGAGCCCGAGGCCGCGCGGCGCTGGGTAACGTTCTGCGAATCGGAGACGTTGCGCTCGCTTGCCGCAGCGAAGGCCCTGCGTTCGCGCCGCGCCAACGAGCTGTTCACTCTGCTCAACTCGCCTTCCGAGTCCCACGACCTGGCCTCCCCCGACGCCCTGGTCGCCCTGGCCCGCAAGCGCGGCGCCGTCGCCGCCCGGCCTGCCGCCATCGGCACTTCCGATGCGGTGATCGCGTTCGTGCCGGTGCAGGAGGCGGACTCGTTCGCGGCCGCGATGGCGCGTGAGTTCGAGGTGGTGGAGGTAGCCGCCGGCGAACCCGCCCGCCTCGAGGGGTAGGTGCCGCCGTTCGGCCTAGTCCGCGGGCCAGGCGAAGCCGACCTCGCGGGCGCCAGGGTCCGCCCGCACGAGGGAGAACTTCGTCTCCGCACCTTCCTCCGGCGCGCCTGCGGACGGCGCGAGCACCGGCGGGTCCACGATGAACACGCGCGCGGCGTCCTCCCCGCTCTTTAAGGTCACGCCGTCGAAGTTGTGGCCCACCCACGGCTCGAGCACCGTCGCCTCCGTTAAGTGCAGGCAGGCCTTCTCCACGGTGTTGGCGAGCTGCGAGGACCGGCCCATCGTCTTGATCACGCGCGGGGCGTCGCGCTCGACCCACTCCGGCACGTCCTCGCCTGCGCAGATGGCGAGGCAGACTTCGGTAGCGTAGCGGTCGATCAGCCGCCGCAAGGGTGCGGTGACGTGCGAGTAGAACCCGCCGATACCGGCGTGCACCTCGGCCTGCTTTTCGGATAGGTCCACGTAGCCGGATCCGCGCAGGAGTTTCTGCGCCTCGCGCATCACCGCCATGCCGCGCGGGGTGTCGGCGTCCACGCCGGCGAGGAACTCGCCGATGTCGCCGGCTACTTCGTAGCCCAGGTTGCGTGCTTCTCGACGAAACTCCGCCTCCCCCTCCTCATCCGCCGGGCCCAACGTGCGCAAGAAGCCCACCCCGGCGTCGACCATCATCCGGCCCGCCACCATGCCGGTGAGCAGCGAGATTTCCGAGTTGTAGTCCATGACCGGGTGGCGCGGCTCGATGACCAGCTCGAACGTGTCGCCGTCGCCGACCACGCGCACCGAGGGCAGGCGCAGGTTGATCGCGTGCCTGCGCAACGAGGACTGCTGCCGCAGCTGCCCCACTTCCTCCAGCAGCGCAATCGACGGGTGCACTGACCCTGACTGCATGTCTTTGTGCACGCCCTCGTAGTCCAGCCGCGCCACGGAGCGCACCAGCGCGCGCTCCACGTGCGCCGAGTCGACCTCGCCGCGCTCATCCAGCTCGAATGTCCAGAGCACTGCGGGGCGGTCCACGTCGGGAAGCAGCGAGGCGGAGCCTTCCGAAAGCTCCTCCGGGTGCAGGCGTGCGGGCTCGTCGGGCAGGTAGATGGTCTGGCCGCGCTCCAGCGATTCGTCCGCTACCGCAGAATCCGGGTCCACGAACGCCGCCACATCCGCGATGGCGTAGCGCACCACGTAGCCGCCGCCAGAGCGGGCCTCGATGTGCACCGCCTGGTCCAGGTCTTTTGAGCCGGCGGGATCGATGGTGACGAGGGGCACGGAGCGGGCGTCGATACGCGACTGCGAAAAGCGGTCCTGAAGCTGCGAGGCTTCCGTGTGGAGCTCCGGCGCGAAGGTTGTGCGCACGTCGAATTCGCGCGCAATCGAGCGGAAGTTTAAAGGCGCGGCGTAGAGCTTCATAAGCAGCCATCGTGCCACGAAAAGGGCGAATGAGTCGGCCTATGAGCCGGATTCTGTTCCCCTTGCGAGGCGGCGACCATCCATCTGGACCACCCATCGCTGGGGGCCTCAAGCAGCTACCTTCGGACTGGGCGGGCAGCCTACATCCGACGACCTCCGCCTTGCGGCGGGGGCTCTTGCCTTGCTCCCGGTGGGGTTTACCTGGCCACCTACGTCACCGCAGATGCCGGTGCGCTCTTACCGCACCCTTTCACCCTGACCTCGTTGCCGAGGCGGTCTACTTTCTGTTGCACTTTCCCGCGGATCGCTCCGGGTTGCTGTTAGCAACCACCGTGCCCTGTGGAGTCCGGACTTTCCTCGACCCGCGCCTGCCCCAAGGTTGGGGTGGTTCGCGGCGCCGCGGCCGCCCGGCCGACTCATTCGCGAGGTACAGCATACGCTTTTCGCCGGTCGGAACGGAACTGCCGGGCATCGTTCGAGGATGCTTACCCCAGGATGCTTATTCCTCGAGAGGGTTGCCGAGCATTTCTCGCGGCCACTCGAGAAGTAAGCTTCCTGGGTTAAGCATCCTCCCCCGGTAAGCATCCTGGGGTAAGCATCTAGCGCCGGAACCTACCCGCGGTGGTGTGCGACGTCGTTGACGCAGCGCACCACGCCGAAGTCGCCGTAGTAGTCCACGACGCTGATGCTCGCCAGGTCCAAAAACACGTGCTTGAACAGCACAGGCCCGGCGCCGAGGGCCTGGCGCAGGAACGACTTCACCGGCGTCATGTGCGTGACCACCAGCACTGTTTGCCCCTCGTAGCGCTCCTGCAGCTTCTCCCGCGTCCGCGACACCCGCCGGTGCAGCGCGGTCAGGGACTCGCCAGACGGGGGCGCGTTGTTCGGCGAGGACTGCCACGTCTCAAACGCCTCCGCGTCGCGCGCCACGGCTTCCTCGCGGGTGAGTCCCTCGAAGTCGCCGAAGTCGAGCTCGCGCAGCCCCTCGTCCACCACCACGTCGAGCCCCAGCGCGCCGGCGGCGATGCGGGCGGTGCCCTGCGCGCGGGCCTGAGGCGAGGCGACGAGGGCGTCGATGTGCCCGAATTTGCGCAGCGCATCGGCGGACCGGCGCGCCTGGTCGCGGCCGGTGTCGGTCAGCTCCGGATCGGACGTGCCGGAGAAGCGCTGCTCGGCGGAGTGCTGGGTCTGCCCGTGGCGCAACAGGATGAACCGGGTGCGCGGGGCGTCGGAGCCGGCCCAGTGCGCGGGGCTGGCGGTCTGGTGCGAGGATTTATCGACGTCCTCCGGTTCCCCGGCCTTCTCCCCCACCCACACGCCGGTGCCTTTGACGATGCCGGGGGCGTCGCCGCGGGCGGCCGCGTCCATGGCAACATTCGACAGCTCGTCGGCCTTTTTGTTCTTGGCGCGCGGTACCCAGGTGTAGGTGACCTTTTCAAACGACGACGCGAGGTCGCGCGCCTCGCGCGCCAGTTTCTGCATGTCGGGGTGTTTGATTTTCCATCGGCCGGTCATCTGCTCGACAACCAGCTTGGAGTCCATGAACACGTCCACGTGTGTGGCCCCGACCTCGCGGCACGCCTCCAGGCCGCGCACCAGGCCGTAGTACTCGGCGACGTTGTTGGTGGACTTTTTGCCCACGACGTAGGCGATCTCGCCCAAGGTCTCCCCGGAAGCGTCGTAGACCACGGAGCCAGATCCGGCAACACCCGGGTTACCGCGGGAGCCGCCGTCGCAGTACATCGATACCTGCATCGGCTACTCCGCCGGAGAAACCCGCACCAGCAGCGTGCCGCAGTTCGGGCAGGTGGGCAGTTCGTCTTCCGGCTCGCCGAGCACCTCGGCGCGCTCGGCCGGCGGCAGCTGGATGAAACAACCGCCGCAGGCGCGGCCGTTGAACTTGGCGGCGCCGATGTCGTCGTATCCGCTCAACACGTCGGCGGGCAGCTTCGCGCGTAGCGCATCCACGTCCACGTCATCTTCCTCCGGCAGCGCGTCGACGGTGCGCTGGGCGGCCTCGACCTTGCGGTTGGCCTCGTCGACGCGGGCGGCGTGCACATCGCGGTTGTTGCGCAGCGCAGCGATCTCGTTGTGCGCCTCCTTCAGCTCGGACAAAAGGTCCGCGATGCGGGACTTCGCGGCGTAGCGGTCGTGCTCGAGGTCCTTGCGGCGCTCCGGGTCGGTCTCGGCGGACAGCTGGCGCTTGTCGTCCAGCTCGCGCTTCTTCAGCTTCCGCTCGTCTTCCTGGATGCGCAGGATTTCCAGCTCCATGTCGTCGACTGCGAGTTGGGCAGCGGCGGAGGCGTCGGTCAGGCGCTTGCGCTCGTCGATAAGCTTTTTCAGCTCCTGCTCCTCGGGGCGCACGCGCGGCTGGGAAGACGCGGCGTCTGCCTGCGCGAGCTGCAGGAGGACGGGCTGCAGGTCTTTGGAAAGGTGCATCGTTTCTCCTTACTCGGGGTGCGCGGAGATGGTCCACGGGTCCGTGCGGATGTGCAGGATCTCGGTGTCCACGCTCAACGGAGCCACGATACTCTCCGCCTGCTCGGTCCAGGGAAACTCGCTGGCCCAGTGGGCAGTGTCGATCACGGCCGGCCCGCCGGCGCGCAGGTGCTCGTCCACCGGGTGGTGGCGCAGGTCGGAGGTGACGTAGACATCCACGCCGAGCTTCGCCACATCCGACAGGAAGCTGTCGCCAGAGCCCGAGGACACCGCGACGCGTCGCACCATCTGCTCCGGGTCGCCCGCGGCGCGCACGCCCCACGCGGTTTCCGGCAGCGCGTTTGCCACCTGCTGGGTGAACTCGCGCAGCGTCATCGGCTCCTCCAGCTCGCCGATGCGCCCCAGGCCGGTCGCTGTTTCAAGGTCGCGGGTGTCGGCCATCTGCACCACATCGAACGCGGGTTGTTCGTAGGGGTGCACCTCGCGCAGCTTCTCGACGATCCTCCGGCGGTCCGCCGCCCTCGCTACAAACTCGACGCGGATCTCGTCCGCTGTGTAGTGCGCCCCCACGGCCCCGTCGGTGGGGTTCGCGCCCTCGACGGGGGTGAATTCGCCGGTGCCCTCGAAGGAGAAGGCGCACTCGCGGTAATCCCCGATTGCGCCGGCGCCTGCTTCGAACAAGGCGCGTTTCAGGTCCGCGGCGGCTGCCGGCGGGACGTGCACGCCCCAGCGATCGGTGGCGTCCAGGGTGACGGGTTTGATCGGGCGGCCGGGCGTGATGCCGACGAGCTCCGCCAGCTTGTCCGAGACACCCGGGCGGGCCGAATCGGCGTTGGTGTGCGCGGCGAACAGCGCGCAACCGCCGGCCAGCAGAGTGTGGATGACCTTGCCCTTCGGCGTGTTCGCCGCCACCGAGTGCACGCCGCGAAGCAGCAGCGGGTGGTGCACGACCAGCAGCTGGGCACCTGCGGCGACGGCGCGCTCGGCCACCTCCTGGGTGCAGTCGAGCGCGAAGGCCACCTTGGTCACCTTCGCGTCCGGGTCGCCGCAGATCAGCCCCACCTGGTCCCAGCTTTCCGCCAGCGCAGGCGGGTAGGCCGCCTCGAGCGCGTCAACAACTGTCTGCACTGTTACGTCTGTCATGGCAGCCAGCCTACAAATTTGGAACAGTGGGCAGGTGTGAACGCCACTTTGCTTTTCGACGTCGACGGCACGCTGATCGATTCCTTCCCCGGCATCAGGCACGGCTTTCTCGTCGGGCTGGAGGCCGTGGGGTGGGACGCGCCCGATGAGGACTTCATCCGCCGCATCCCCGGCCCGCCGATGCCCGAGACGATGCGCTCGCTCGGCATGACTGCCGCGCAGGTAGATCAGGCCATGCGCGCTTACTCGGACTACATGTCCAACGAGGGGTGGCAGCGCTTCGAGGTTTACCCCGGCATGGATGCGCTGGTGCAGCGGCTGGCTGGGGAGGGCTACCGCGTGTGCACGGCGACGTCGAAAAGCGAACGCTTCGCCCGCGCCGCCCTTGAGCGCGCGGGGCTGTTGGAGCACATCGACTTCCTTGGCGCGGCGTCCAACGACGGGGTACGCGCGAAGAAGGTCGACGTGATCCGGCACGTGCTGGACAATGTTGCGCCCGAGCGCCCGCTGATGGTCGGCGATCGGCTGCACGACTTCGAGGGAGCGAACGAGTTTGGCATCCCGAGCGTGGCCATGACCTGGGGCTACGGCGCTGACCAAGAGTGGGAATTGGCCGACTGGGTGGCGCGCGACGCCGACGAGCTAGAAAGGATCATCCGTGAGTTCTAAATTGCATATCGACTTTGTGTGCACCGGCAACATCTGCCGCTCCCCAATGGCGGAGGTGATTGTGCGGGAGAAATTGGCGCAGGAGGGGCTTGCGGACGCGGTCACGGTGACGTCGTCAGGCATCGGCGGCTGGCACGTCGGACAGAAGGCGGACGAGCGGGCGCGACGCGAGCTGGCAGCCCACGGCTACGACGGCGAGGCGCACCGCGCGCAACAGTTCGGGTTCGAGCAGGAACAGGCGGACCTCATCGTCGCGCTGGACACGAACCACGTCTCCGAACTCGTCGCGCGTGGCGTGGACGAGGACAAGGTGCGCCTCATCCGTTCGTTCGACCCCGCTGCTGAGGAAGGCGCCGGCGTGGCCGATCCCTACTACGGCGGGCCGGAAGGCTTTGCGGTGGTGCGCGAGCAGATCGAGTCCGCAGCTGACGGCATTATTGCTTGGGTGCGCAAGCGACTAGACTGACCCGGCGTGAGCGCCAAGAATCAAACGTCGAAACCGTGGTGGCGGCAGATGCTTACCCCCGGCTGGGTCATCGCGGCGCTGTTGATCGGGGTGTTCTCCTACTACGCGTTTACGTTCCTGGCGCCGTGGCAGCTGGGCAAAAACGAGGCGCTGGTGGAGCGCAACGAGCACATCTCCGCCGCCTTCGAGCACGACCCGGAGCCGTTGTCGTCTCGCGTCGGCGCCGACGGTTCCCTGGGGGCGGACGCCGAGTGGTCCCGCGTGGTCGCCACCGGCCACTACACCGGCTCCGACGTGCTGCTGCGCCTGCGGCCCGTCGACGGCACACCCGCCTTCCAGATCCTCACCCCGTTTGTGCTGGACGACGGGCGCGCGATCGTCGTCCACCGCGGCTGGGTGAAAGCCGAAAACTCCACCCAGGTACCCGCCGTGGAGCCTGCGCCTTCCGGCGAGGTCACCATCACCGGCCTGCTGCGCGCCGACGAAGGCGAGCACCCCAACCCGCCCATGCACGAGCAGGGCTACGACATGGTTTACTCCATCAGCCCCGCGCAAGTCGGCTCGCTGACCGGCACCGATGTGGTCTCGCCATACTTGCAGCTCCTCGGCGGCGAAGCGGGCGTGCTCGACCCCATCCCGCTGCCGCAGCTCGAAACGGGCAACCACCTCTCCTACGGGCTGCAGTGGATCCTGTTCGGCCTCGCCGCCCCCGCCGGCCTGATCTACTTCCTCTACTCCGACTCCCGCGAGCGGCGCCGCTTCGAGGCCGAGCAGGAGCAATTGCTTCTCGACGACTCCCCCGCCGGTAGCCCCGACCCTTCTGGCGAGGCTGCCTCGGCCGCCTCGGCTCCGGCGGCCCCGGCTGCGCCGGCTTCCCGGTCTCGGCAGCGCTACGGCTCCTCCCGCGCCAACCCGTGGGCCAAGGCCTACGATAAGGAAGAAGAACGCTAGCTTCGCCCGCCTGAAAGGGGACGGTTGACCGTGATTGATGCCGAACAGCTCCACTCCGCCCTGTTCACGCTGGAAACCGCAGGTGTTGGTTTGGCGGACGGCATCGAAACCGATGACATCGACGACGCCGTCGCCGACCACCCGGCCTTGTTCCCCACCCGCCCGTTCGCGGTGTTGTCCCAGGTGGCGCTGCTCGCCGAGTCCGCCGACGACGAGGCACTGTTCTCCCTCGCCCGCCCCGGCTCCCTGGAAACCCGCGCCGCCCGCGCCTGCTCCGCCGCCGGCGTCGAGCTTTGGGACCTCGCCGTCGTCCCCGACGCCAAAGGCTCCGTGGCAGGCTCCGCCCGGGTGAGGTTTTCCGAATGGGACGTCGCCGACGTGCCCTTGGACGGCCCCTCCCCCTGCTTCGAGCTGGCCATCCTCGCCGCCGTCGAGTCCCGCCCCTTCGCCTGACCGGTCTCCCCTCTCAAAAATAACGCAAACCCTGGGCACCAAACCCTGGGTTCGCGCAAAAATCGACCGATACCAGGGTCTGGCTCCCAGGGTCTGTGGGCTGTCGGCCCCTTCCCAGGGTCTGCGGTCGCCAAAGCCCCGCCCCGTGCTAGATGCTTACTCCTAAACGCTTACTTCTCGACGAACCCGCGGCCGAGCCCGTTACTGCACTCGAGAAGTAAGCATCCTGGGGTAAGCATCTAGACCGGGTAAGCATCCTGGGGTAAGCATCTAGACCGGGTAAGCATCCTGGGGTAAGCATCCTCGGCCGAGATGGGTTGAGTTACCCAGCCAACAGCAGTTTTCGCTTCCCACACAGGCTCTGCTACTCTGCTTGCTACGCGCGCCGTTAGCTCAGCTGGAAGAGCAACTGGTTTACACCCAGTAGGTCGGCGGTTCGAGCCCGTCATGGCGCACCAAATCAATGGTCCCGATCCGGCATTCCGGAACGGGACCATTCGCATTGCTGCCTAGCCCGGCGACGCCGCCGGCGCTGGCCCAAACCAGCGGCCCGCGGCCGGCAGACCCCGAAACCGGCTAGCGGTTGCGCGGCGTGAGGCAGGAGGCCTGCCAGGCACCGAAGCGTTCCGCCTTCGTCTGGGTGAAGCCGGCGAGCTGGGCGGACTCGGCGATTTCGCTGGGCGGGACCACCCCGGCGGAGGCGGCGGAGCCAGCCCCGGGGGTCATCAGCCAGATGCGACCGCCGGGGCCGAGGCCGCGGGAGACGTCGACAAGATCATCGACGAGGTCGCCGTCCCCGTCGCGGAACCAGAGGAGGATGGTGTCGCAGGGTTCGTCCACGTCTTCGTCGAGAAGCTCGGCCCCGATGGCGTCCTCGATGGCCTCCGAGATGGCGGAATCCGCGTCCTCGTCCCAGCCGATCTCCTGCACAACATCACCCGGTTTTACCCCCAGGCGGGATGCGTAGGTGTCCACTCCTGTGGCACTCAAAACTCCATGTCCTCCGTTTTTATCAAGATGTGGTTTGGGCGATAGCTTAACGTCGAGAAGCGAAGAATGCTCGCAAACCCGTGATTAGTCTCACCAAAGAGTACCCACTGTAAG harbors:
- a CDS encoding Nif3-like dinuclear metal center hexameric protein, producing MTDVTVQTVVDALEAAYPPALAESWDQVGLICGDPDAKVTKVAFALDCTQEVAERAVAAGAQLLVVHHPLLLRGVHSVAANTPKGKVIHTLLAGGCALFAAHTNADSARPGVSDKLAELVGITPGRPIKPVTLDATDRWGVHVPPAAAADLKRALFEAGAGAIGDYRECAFSFEGTGEFTPVEGANPTDGAVGAHYTADEIRVEFVARAADRRRIVEKLREVHPYEQPAFDVVQMADTRDLETATGLGRIGELEEPMTLREFTQQVANALPETAWGVRAAGDPEQMVRRVAVSSGSGDSFLSDVAKLGVDVYVTSDLRHHPVDEHLRAGGPAVIDTAHWASEFPWTEQAESIVAPLSVDTEILHIRTDPWTISAHPE
- a CDS encoding low molecular weight protein-tyrosine-phosphatase, encoding MSSKLHIDFVCTGNICRSPMAEVIVREKLAQEGLADAVTVTSSGIGGWHVGQKADERARRELAAHGYDGEAHRAQQFGFEQEQADLIVALDTNHVSELVARGVDEDKVRLIRSFDPAAEEGAGVADPYYGGPEGFAVVREQIESAADGIIAWVRKRLD
- a CDS encoding DUF3052 domain-containing protein codes for the protein MSATGVDTYASRLGVKPGDVVQEIGWDEDADSAISEAIEDAIGAELLDEDVDEPCDTILLWFRDGDGDLVDDLVDVSRGLGPGGRIWLMTPGAGSAASAGVVPPSEIAESAQLAGFTQTKAERFGAWQASCLTPRNR
- a CDS encoding zinc ribbon domain-containing protein, which codes for MHLSKDLQPVLLQLAQADAASSQPRVRPEEQELKKLIDERKRLTDASAAAQLAVDDMELEILRIQEDERKLKKRELDDKRQLSAETDPERRKDLEHDRYAAKSRIADLLSELKEAHNEIAALRNNRDVHAARVDEANRKVEAAQRTVDALPEEDDVDVDALRAKLPADVLSGYDDIGAAKFNGRACGGCFIQLPPAERAEVLGEPEDELPTCPNCGTLLVRVSPAE
- a CDS encoding SURF1 family cytochrome oxidase biogenesis protein, translated to MSAKNQTSKPWWRQMLTPGWVIAALLIGVFSYYAFTFLAPWQLGKNEALVERNEHISAAFEHDPEPLSSRVGADGSLGADAEWSRVVATGHYTGSDVLLRLRPVDGTPAFQILTPFVLDDGRAIVVHRGWVKAENSTQVPAVEPAPSGEVTITGLLRADEGEHPNPPMHEQGYDMVYSISPAQVGSLTGTDVVSPYLQLLGGEAGVLDPIPLPQLETGNHLSYGLQWILFGLAAPAGLIYFLYSDSRERRRFEAEQEQLLLDDSPAGSPDPSGEAASAASAPAAPAAPASRSRQRYGSSRANPWAKAYDKEEER
- a CDS encoding RNB domain-containing ribonuclease, with amino-acid sequence MKLYAAPLNFRSIAREFDVRTTFAPELHTEASQLQDRFSQSRIDARSVPLVTIDPAGSKDLDQAVHIEARSGGGYVVRYAIADVAAFVDPDSAVADESLERGQTIYLPDEPARLHPEELSEGSASLLPDVDRPAVLWTFELDERGEVDSAHVERALVRSVARLDYEGVHKDMQSGSVHPSIALLEEVGQLRQQSSLRRHAINLRLPSVRVVGDGDTFELVIEPRHPVMDYNSEISLLTGMVAGRMMVDAGVGFLRTLGPADEEGEAEFRREARNLGYEVAGDIGEFLAGVDADTPRGMAVMREAQKLLRGSGYVDLSEKQAEVHAGIGGFYSHVTAPLRRLIDRYATEVCLAICAGEDVPEWVERDAPRVIKTMGRSSQLANTVEKACLHLTEATVLEPWVGHNFDGVTLKSGEDAARVFIVDPPVLAPSAGAPEEGAETKFSLVRADPGAREVGFAWPAD
- a CDS encoding HAD-IA family hydrolase; this translates as MNATLLFDVDGTLIDSFPGIRHGFLVGLEAVGWDAPDEDFIRRIPGPPMPETMRSLGMTAAQVDQAMRAYSDYMSNEGWQRFEVYPGMDALVQRLAGEGYRVCTATSKSERFARAALERAGLLEHIDFLGAASNDGVRAKKVDVIRHVLDNVAPERPLMVGDRLHDFEGANEFGIPSVAMTWGYGADQEWELADWVARDADELERIIREF
- a CDS encoding bifunctional RNase H/acid phosphatase, whose product is MQVSMYCDGGSRGNPGVAGSGSVVYDASGETLGEIAYVVGKKSTNNVAEYYGLVRGLEACREVGATHVDVFMDSKLVVEQMTGRWKIKHPDMQKLAREARDLASSFEKVTYTWVPRAKNKKADELSNVAMDAAARGDAPGIVKGTGVWVGEKAGEPEDVDKSSHQTASPAHWAGSDAPRTRFILLRHGQTQHSAEQRFSGTSDPELTDTGRDQARRSADALRKFGHIDALVASPQARAQGTARIAAGALGLDVVVDEGLRELDFGDFEGLTREEAVARDAEAFETWQSSPNNAPPSGESLTALHRRVSRTREKLQERYEGQTVLVVTHMTPVKSFLRQALGAGPVLFKHVFLDLASISVVDYYGDFGVVRCVNDVAHHRG
- a CDS encoding galactokinase family protein, which produces MALFETPSKSPVERVRAASGRVASAPGTWVLIGENVDHFGGVTLAGTSSLRAAAAVSPRTDGVISIAARGPLGQEFSEQLPYSDEPADGLARRWWGLVHTLVQRQVLSRDTSGMDITVESDVPVGAGLGALYAADAAIALALAGEHDDVDTAPFRARLAEICSHAVATYSSLPVLRARHSVALRGAEGVSVVDYADGSLTQAPHPSRHGVRVFSVSQELGTPFTQSREAIAERRAFIDAACSNFGVSSLRQLPDASGRAVQWVEARRAAGDTNAPEPEAARRWVTFCESETLRSLAAAKALRSRRANELFTLLNSPSESHDLASPDALVALARKRGAVAARPAAIGTSDAVIAFVPVQEADSFAAAMAREFEVVEVAAGEPARLEG